The following nucleotide sequence is from Treponema primitia ZAS-1.
CAGGACGGGGGCTTCCAGGTTTCCACTTTGGGTGATAGTAAAAGATGCCGGAGCCGACGGGGCAAGGTTCCCCTCATATTCATCGGTAAAGACCGGCGTTATCCGCCAGTACCAGCGCCCCGTTCCTAGGCCGGTATGGGTGATGGACATGAGGTTCCCCGAGCCGCCCCGTACCAGTTCCCGCAGCGCGGGACTTACAAAGCCGGGATTATCCGCAACGTCTAATAAATGGAAAGAAATTTCCGGCGATGAGGTCCACTGAAACCGCACTGCCGGGATTTTGTTCCGATACTGATATTCGCGGCCTTCCTCGGGGTTCAGTGTCCGGGGAACCGCTATGGAGAGTATCATTAGTTTTCCTGAGGCCGTAGCGGCTGCGTCGGTTGTTCCGGATGCTGCGTTAGTTGTCCCATTCAAAGGGTAGGCCCGCCAGAAAAAAACACCCGGCGGTAGTTCCACCGAGGCCCGCTTTTGCTGTCCCCCATCCAGGGTATGGAGGATCCGCCTAAAACTCCGGTCCGAAGCAATCTCTATGCGGGTACGGTCGTTATCGCCATAGTTTTGCGGATTCCAGAAAAACTCCACCGGCATGGGACCGTCACCGCTGTGGATAAGCCGGGCGTTTGGTTTGGGGGAGAGCATTACTGTTTGGGGACTTTCAAGGATACGGCCTTCCGCGTCTTGGGTCAGCGCTTCTCCCGCAGACAGCTGCAGGTTTCCGCCATCCATATCTATTGCCGCACTGCCTTCACTTATGCGCAGGGAAAAGTTCCCCTCCCCGTCAACGCGGGCAGCCAGCACCGCGCCGCCGGCTGCGCGTATGGTCCTGCTCCCGGTATTCAGTATCAGGGAGGTCCCGCTTCCGGCGGAGGCGGTATCCACACTTATCCCGCCCTGGGTTAAATCAATCCGGTGTATGGTATGATCTGAAAAAATCTGTATCAGGCTGTTTTCCGTAAGATCGACGATGAGCCCCCCGGTAAAGGTTACGGAGGCTTCCGAAAGTTCAGCGGTACGGACATGGTCGCCGTCATATATGGGCGATTCTTTTTGCAGCCGGTCCCATATCATCCGGTCCATAAAGCGGCGCTGGGCTGCCTTGTACTTCCAGGTGATGGTCCCCACGGGCGCCGTGTTCTGCCTTAAAAGTGTCCGGTTGAAATCAAGCCAGAAAAGCCAGAGGCAAAAAAAAGCCCCCGCAAGGCAGAGAAGGATAACCATATAATCGGCGGGGCCCATGGTCCGGTTGTTTTTAGCAATGCCCATCTTTTTTAATCTTGTACTTCAGAACCTTCGCATTGACATCTACGCTGCAGAGATCCGGTTCACAAATGCCCAGCATGTTCCGCAGTTCCGTCAGTGTCCGGGGATGGGGCTGCTCCATACCTTCTTTAACGATCAGATTTACTACCGCGAACATCCGTACGGGCTTTCCCCTGCCCTTTACGGTTACCACCGGCATTTCTTCGGTGATCAAATATTTTCCCACAAGGTTCCAGGTATCTTCGGTAATCAAAATGTCCGTTCCCAGGGGTTTGTTCACCGCTTCGGTACGGCTTGCCAGGTTTACTGCGTCGCCGATGACCGTATACTCCATGCGCTGGGGGGATCCAATCTGTCCCACGGTGACAATTCCCGAATTGATGCCGCAGCCGATCCTGATAACCGGGTCGGCGGGATCATCCGGCTGCCGCCTGCGGTTCATTTCCAGCAGGGCTACGCGCATCAACAGGGCGGCCCGTACTGCGTTAAGGGCATCATGTTCCGTAACCCCTGTGGTATAGGCGGTTCCCCAGTGGGCCATCACCGAATCCCCGATATACTTGTCCACCACGCCGTTGGTTTTCTCCACACACTCCACCATGCGGGTAAGGTATGCGTTCAGCCAGGCGACAATCTTATCGGAGGCTTCGTTACCAAAGGTGTTGGTAAAATTTTCACTTATCGCCGTAAAACTGCGGATATCGGAAAAGAAAATGGTGGCGTACTTCGGTTCCCCGCCGGGCCGGATTTCACCCCGCATTGCCCGTACGGCGATTTCCCGGTTGGTAAAGTGGCCGAAAATACCCAGGGCATTGCTCATCTTGACGAAACTTTCGGACAGGAGGCCGATTTCGTCCCGCCGCTTTTCCGCAAGCGGCACCTCAAACTGCCCTTCCTCAATCTCCCTCGCCGCAATGGTCAATCGCTCCAGGGGTCTGCTGATAGTCTTGGAGTAGAACCAGATAAAGAGAATGGAGATAAAAAGCACCGCCCCGGTTAAAAAGATATTCCGCCGGGTGGTGGCGCTTATCCCCTCAAAGATCACCCGGGATTCTACGGTGGTGATCACCACCGCATTGGCAATGGCAAGCTTCCGAAATGCGCCGAATTGCCGGTTCCCCGCCAAATCGGTGTAGAGGGTTTGGAAATTCTGTTCCCGGCTTTCCCGGAGCATTCTCACCAGGGGATCATTTATCATATTTGCCCCGGCCATGACCAGCCGGTGATCCCCATGGATTAGAATATCCGCAGCATCATTGACCATAAAGGAAACATTAACGAAACCGCCAAAGGCATCGCTTAAGCTTTCTGAAGAGAATATGATGGTCACGGTCTCAGTTTCTCTGCCGCCTGAGCCCTGGTAGGGCAAGAGCATAGCCAGGACAGGTATGCCGAAGACCGGCGCGGTGTTTAAGAGTACCGTCTCCCCCATGCGGGCATGTTCTACATCCTGAATGGAACTATCCATAAATTCATCTACCAGGGCAGTTTCAATTTCATTGCTTACAAAAAACCCGTCGTTAATCAGCATCCGTTCACCCATGGCAAGGGCGGCTATATCCGGGTTCCGTTCAAAGTAGATGTCCGCAATCTGCCGGGAAAGCTCAGACCATAACTCAGTTGACCCCGGGCCTACGCCGGCCCTCACCGCATTGATGGAATCCAGAAGCAGCAGCGCGTCGGATCGGATCGTCTGCAGGGTGTTTTCCGCCTGCGCGGCGGATCGCTGGTTGATCGTAAAATTGTTATCCTCCGCGGTAATCCGCAAATCCCGGGAGACCATAACCGACCCCAGGACGGTAATAGATCCCAGGGAAATGAGCAATAGGAAAACGATGATGATTACCAGCTTAATCCCGATGGGATAGCGTACCCTGCCAGGCGCGGGAGACTTCGCTGCACCATGCAATTCGACTTTGCTGGTTTCTTCTTTTTTGCCTGCCACTCTGTTTCCCCTGTCTTTCTCCATATAGCAACTTACCCTGTTATTACGGCCCAATCATTATTCCGCTGTCATCAATATGGGTTGAACCTGAATAGGTGTTCGGCGAGAGGTATATATTAAACCTGTCTTTGTTGTCCCGGATAAGGGTTCCCGTTCCCGCTAATACCCGGGTGCTTCCCCATGAGGCCGTCGCTACCCGAATTGCCGCAACGGGTATCCTTCCGGTCAGATTGCCCCGTATGGTGATAAATGTATTTAACCGAAGATATACCCAATCGCCGTGGGCAACCGCCGCTCCGCCCTCCATGGAGAATTTACAGGTACTATCCACATACACCCCATTACCGATCATGGCGGAATTACCGCTCATGGCGAACTCACCGGAGTCGAACAAAAACACTCCGTTACCCAGGGAGGCGGCGTTCCCTTCACCGCTCCCGTTCCCGCCTATGGTTCCGCCGCTCATATTGAAGGTAATGCCCTCCACATACACCCCGCCGCCGTGATCAGCGCGATTGGAGCGGATAGTCCCCCCGGTCATAGAAAAACTACCACCCACAGCATACACCCCGCCGCCGCGGTTTGCGTTATACCCGGGGCTTGATAAGGAACTGCCCCCTATGGTTCCCGCCGACATAGTAAAACTACCGCCCGCAAGATACACCTGTCCGCCGTTGCCATAATTGTTGAGATCGGTTGAGGTAGTATCGCTGGAAGCAAAGTTATCGGCGATGGTTCCCCCGCTCATATTGAAGGTGCTCCCGGCGCCGATATATACCCCTCCGCCTCCGAAGGTAGTATTCGCAGCATTATTTTCGCTGATTTTCCCGCCGTAGAGATTAAAGACGCCGCTGCTTTTTACATAAACCCCGCCGCCGCGATTACTATAGTTGGTATTCCAATTGTTTCGCAGGGTTACCCCGTCGTACATATTCAATGTCCCGCCATCCACCGTAATAAGGGCGGCGCTGGCCCATATATAACCGGGATCCGCGTGGTTCCCATCGATAATAAGTTCGCCGCTGCCGCCGGGGGTATCAAAACCTAAGTATAAAGCTGTCCCCGCGCTTATCGTAAAGAGACTGTCTGTAAACTCTATAGGATCCTTCCTCCGGGTTATGGTAACGACGCTTCCCGCTTTGGGGACAAGCCGTATCTGTCTGCCGCCCGTAATTGTGTAGCCCGTCGTCCCGGTCCCCTCCGGCAGGATAATACTTTGTAAAAGGGTAATTTCATCGGAGCTGCCTGCGCCCCCCGCCGGCACCGCGTCTATGGCCTCCTTAAGGGACGCATAGGGTATTGTTCCCCGCATGGCGACTGCGCTCACGGTTTCTGCAAATACCGCGGTCACCGTTATATCGGCGGCAGGCATGGTAATTAAATTCGACCCCGCAACAAGGGGGATAGTGGCGACACCATCGGTATAGCCGGCGCTTGTTAGGGTATACCCGCTGTTCGGTGTAAGCGTCAGGGTAAGCTGGGCACCAGCAGCGGCGGTTGTTACCGGCGTCCCCGCAATGGCTGCCGTTACCGTTCCATTGGCAGGGCTGGCGGTGTTTATGGTGATGGTATAAACGGTAGTATCCGCCGCCGTCGTTACGGTCACGATATACGGCTGGGTTGTACCGTCCGCCGCCGTTACCGTGTAGGTTTGCGGTGCGCTGAAATCCTGCGCTACCCCCGTATCGGGGTTAATAGACGCCCCGGTATGGGTAAGCGCGGGGGCAAGGCTGGTAACATTGGTCCCGTAGGGCACGGTTACCGCAATGGTGTGCGCATCTTCGTTTATGGTTCCGCTCTCCCCTGCCAGGGTAAAGCCAGTTATCGCCTTGGCGCCGCTCAATGCCGGGGTTACGGTCACGACATAGTCTGCGGTGGAATTGTTCTCCGCCGTGACCGTGTAGGTAACCGGGCTGGTGAAATCAAGGTTGGTAAAAACAGCCGGGGATACGCTCAGCGCCGTCCCGCCGCTTTGGGCAATGGTCATCCCGGTGTGGGTAACGGACGCAGTCATACTACTTACAACAGTCCCGTAAGGCGCCGCGACAGCAACCGTCCTTGGCACAGCAGCTTCGTCAATCACGCCGACGGCCATTACCGGGCTGGTAATACTGAACGCCGTAATCGCCTTGTCCGCTGCCGGCGGCGGTGGTGTATCCTCCGACACACAAATAATGGGGGGAATTATAATGTCAGTAAAACTGCGCCATCCGTCGGTGGTCCCTAGCTTTAGGGTAAGCGTGTATGTATCCCCCGGCTGTGCCCCGGCGATATGGATGAAAACCCGGTTGGAGTCACCACCTTCCACCCATATAGCAGCCGGGTCCGGCGCTATTCCGTTATTGAGTACCACATAACCCAGGTCATACCCCTGGCTATTATGCAAATTCAGATCCAGGATAAATTCAGGTGATGACGCGGCTGCGGGGGGGATACGGATAGACCCGTCCTCAAGGACAATACTTCCGGAAGTACCCAGGTCCCAGTCTTCCAGCCGGACCACACCGGTTTGGTGTGCAATAAAATCCTCTATGGACTGGCTGAAATTGTCACAGCCGGAAAGGGAGAGAACAAGTATGAAAAAAATTGCCCTGTACATGTACATGTACCTTCCCTTGCGTTTTCTAAAATATATGCTTTTTTCTTCGCAAGATTCATTTGTACATGTACCTTTCTGTGAGTTTTTTAAATTATACGCTTTTTCTTCGTAAGATTCACCGTTTTTTGTTCTTTACCGAATTTTAACTACACAAACCGCATATCCATCAGGGTAATATCATCCACCAAGGGCGCCTCTCCCAACCACTGATCAATTTCAGTGTCCATAAGAGCGGGAATATCACGATGATCGTGGGCGTGAAATGTTTTGAGCAGATTAAAGGCGTTTTTTTCTCCGAACTTTTCCCCGGAAAGGGCGGTCATGTTGGGGAGGCCGTTGGTGTGGGTGGCGATGCGCAAGCCTGTTTTAATGGGAACGATCTGGCCTTTATCCACATCCAGTTCTTCATTCAGGCCCAGGGGGGGCATATTGGGGGACACCAGTTTGTAGGAAAGGTGGTTGCCATCGGAGGGGAGAAAAATATGGATAGGAGAAAAACCGCAGTTGTGGATCTTCACGGTCATGGTGGAAAAATCAATGTAGAAAAGCACCGCCCCTACCCGCAGACCCGTGGGGTTCACATCCCGGACCAGGGTGTTGATAAACTCCGTCATCCGTTCCGGGTAACCGTCATAATCGGAAAGGACCAGGGTTTCAAAACAGGCGCCCAGGGCCATGGCGGCCATTGAGCCGGAGATGTTCTGGGCCGCCACATCAAAACAGCCCACCATGTATTGGCCCTTCCAGATCTGAAAAACCTGGTAAAAATCTCCGCCGATTTCGTTGGCCATTTTATTGTAAAACAGGAGCTTGATACGTTTATCGTCGATCACCGCTTTTGCCAGGAGCTTCTTCTGAATTTCCCGCGCCTGGGCCATGTCCTGCGCACGAAGACTGTTGGTGTACTTCAGCATATTCTGGAGGCTGACTATCCCCAGGTACGTATGGTTGTATTCCAGGATGAACCACACCGCATCCTTGCCGGGATCCCCTGAGAAGTATTCGTCCATCAGGGTGCTGATAAAGGTGGTGGCATCTACCGTGGCCCGGGCGGGGATGACGAAGAGGTGGAGTTCCCGCAGCCAGGCGCGCATACGGGCGGAAACACCGTCGAAGGTTTCCAGCATGGCCCGGGCGGGGATAACGCCGATTATTTTGCCTTCGCTTATAACAGGGATGGCTTCCAACTCGGGGTTTGACCGAAAAATCGTGAGGGCGGTCTCGTTGGTTTCCCCGAGCGGAACCGGGTCCGGACAAATCACCAGGGTTCCTACCTGGAGCGGAGAAAAACTAATGTCCGGCGCCTTGTTATTCGGATCCATAAAAACCAAACTCCTCTATAAAAACCGCATGTCCACCAGGGTTACATCGTCCGCAAGGGAAGCCTCCCCTATCCAGCCTGCGATCTCCTGATCCAGGAACCTCCGGAGACTATTCTGGGGAACCTGATGAAACTTCTTTAACAGGTCAAAGGTTTTATCCTCCCCATAACGCTCCCCGTAGACATTGGTCATGTCCGTCAAGCCGTCGGAATAGGCGGTAATCCGCAATCCCTTGGTAAGGGAAACAATCTGCCCGGTATCCACATCCAGCTCTTCCTGAATACCCAAGGGGGGAAGGCTGGGCTGTATGGCCTTAAAGGTTATCCGCTTATCTTCCAGGGGCACAAAGATCAACACCGGGGAAAAACCGCAGTTGTGGATCTTCACGGTCATGGTGGTAAAATCGATATAAAACAACACTGCGGTAACAAAGATACCCGGGGGATTCACATCCCGTACCAGGGAATTGATGAACTGGGTAGTTTTTTCCGCGCCGCCCTCAAATTTGAAGAGTTCCAGGGCGGAAAAACAGGCGCCCAGGGCCATGGTTGCCAGGGACCCGGAGATATTCTTCCCCGCCACATCAAAACAGCCAACCAGATAACGGTCCTTACCACCCCGGAAAACCCGGTAAAAATCCCCCCCAAGCTCATGGGCCATCTTATTGAAAAGCAGAACCTGGAGCCGTTTATCGTTAACCAGGGACTTATCCAGGAGGTTCTGCTGTATCTCCCCTGCCCGCAGCAGATCCCGAACCTGGATGCTATTGGTATACTCGACTATTTTACGGATCCCCACCACCCCAAAGTAGGCCTGTTTATACAGAACCACAAACCACGAGGCGTCATCCCCCTGTTCCCCCTTAAGGAAGTCCGCCATTACCGCATCAATGGATGTGGAAGCCTCAACGGTATCCAGGGCCGGAATCAGATAGGCTTCCAGACTGGTATCCAAGGCGGTGTATGAGGCGGAACCGGC
It contains:
- a CDS encoding adenylate/guanylate cyclase domain-containing protein, yielding MAGKKEETSKVELHGAAKSPAPGRVRYPIGIKLVIIIVFLLLISLGSITVLGSVMVSRDLRITAEDNNFTINQRSAAQAENTLQTIRSDALLLLDSINAVRAGVGPGSTELWSELSRQIADIYFERNPDIAALAMGERMLINDGFFVSNEIETALVDEFMDSSIQDVEHARMGETVLLNTAPVFGIPVLAMLLPYQGSGGRETETVTIIFSSESLSDAFGGFVNVSFMVNDAADILIHGDHRLVMAGANMINDPLVRMLRESREQNFQTLYTDLAGNRQFGAFRKLAIANAVVITTVESRVIFEGISATTRRNIFLTGAVLFISILFIWFYSKTISRPLERLTIAAREIEEGQFEVPLAEKRRDEIGLLSESFVKMSNALGIFGHFTNREIAVRAMRGEIRPGGEPKYATIFFSDIRSFTAISENFTNTFGNEASDKIVAWLNAYLTRMVECVEKTNGVVDKYIGDSVMAHWGTAYTTGVTEHDALNAVRAALLMRVALLEMNRRRQPDDPADPVIRIGCGINSGIVTVGQIGSPQRMEYTVIGDAVNLASRTEAVNKPLGTDILITEDTWNLVGKYLITEEMPVVTVKGRGKPVRMFAVVNLIVKEGMEQPHPRTLTELRNMLGICEPDLCSVDVNAKVLKYKIKKDGHC
- a CDS encoding FecR domain-containing protein gives rise to the protein MGIAKNNRTMGPADYMVILLCLAGAFFCLWLFWLDFNRTLLRQNTAPVGTITWKYKAAQRRFMDRMIWDRLQKESPIYDGDHVRTAELSEASVTFTGGLIVDLTENSLIQIFSDHTIHRIDLTQGGISVDTASAGSGTSLILNTGSRTIRAAGGAVLAARVDGEGNFSLRISEGSAAIDMDGGNLQLSAGEALTQDAEGRILESPQTVMLSPKPNARLIHSGDGPMPVEFFWNPQNYGDNDRTRIEIASDRSFRRILHTLDGGQQKRASVELPPGVFFWRAYPLNGTTNAASGTTDAAATASGKLMILSIAVPRTLNPEEGREYQYRNKIPAVRFQWTSSPEISFHLLDVADNPGFVSPALRELVRGGSGNLMSITHTGLGTGRWYWRITPVFTDEYEGNLAPSAPASFTITQSGNLEAPVLLNPRPDAILNVAGDREDFYFSWQNEAEAGSYTLLIAASEDLRDPLITRQVTNNYTVYGAGETLLGEGQYYWGVYQTDSEGAISAISPSRPFTAMEGTSTLQPAPRPEPPPRRPQPAPAPIFETPSPPLSEPPSDRPQPVPAPLSTTPSPPPAAAAVSIPDPLLPEALGRRPENGYIIGPGQLRESRIITFVWEAVPGADAYIFALYKEEGDSRHLIESRTLAQNSHTLSDLSLLENGSFMWQVEAVNQAAGDPIQRGAVGENSFTVDLPMMQRKTANNPGIIYGQ
- a CDS encoding PP2C family protein-serine/threonine phosphatase — protein: MDPNNKAPDISFSPLQVGTLVICPDPVPLGETNETALTIFRSNPELEAIPVISEGKIIGVIPARAMLETFDGVSARMRAWLRELHLFVIPARATVDATTFISTLMDEYFSGDPGKDAVWFILEYNHTYLGIVSLQNMLKYTNSLRAQDMAQAREIQKKLLAKAVIDDKRIKLLFYNKMANEIGGDFYQVFQIWKGQYMVGCFDVAAQNISGSMAAMALGACFETLVLSDYDGYPERMTEFINTLVRDVNPTGLRVGAVLFYIDFSTMTVKIHNCGFSPIHIFLPSDGNHLSYKLVSPNMPPLGLNEELDVDKGQIVPIKTGLRIATHTNGLPNMTALSGEKFGEKNAFNLLKTFHAHDHRDIPALMDTEIDQWLGEAPLVDDITLMDMRFV
- a CDS encoding SpoIIE family protein phosphatase translates to MVLLIQLYMDEQGVATHDHYFSPLQIGSIAEIIEPVSIGSSVVDVLASLKDEPKRKVVPVEQNGKVLGVISRSTLEKIAGSASYTALDTSLEAYLIPALDTVEASTSIDAVMADFLKGEQGDDASWFVVLYKQAYFGVVGIRKIVEYTNSIQVRDLLRAGEIQQNLLDKSLVNDKRLQVLLFNKMAHELGGDFYRVFRGGKDRYLVGCFDVAGKNISGSLATMALGACFSALELFKFEGGAEKTTQFINSLVRDVNPPGIFVTAVLFYIDFTTMTVKIHNCGFSPVLIFVPLEDKRITFKAIQPSLPPLGIQEELDVDTGQIVSLTKGLRITAYSDGLTDMTNVYGERYGEDKTFDLLKKFHQVPQNSLRRFLDQEIAGWIGEASLADDVTLVDMRFL
- a CDS encoding DUF5018 domain-containing protein, which translates into the protein MYRAIFFILVLSLSGCDNFSQSIEDFIAHQTGVVRLEDWDLGTSGSIVLEDGSIRIPPAAASSPEFILDLNLHNSQGYDLGYVVLNNGIAPDPAAIWVEGGDSNRVFIHIAGAQPGDTYTLTLKLGTTDGWRSFTDIIIPPIICVSEDTPPPPAADKAITAFSITSPVMAVGVIDEAAVPRTVAVAAPYGTVVSSMTASVTHTGMTIAQSGGTALSVSPAVFTNLDFTSPVTYTVTAENNSTADYVVTVTPALSGAKAITGFTLAGESGTINEDAHTIAVTVPYGTNVTSLAPALTHTGASINPDTGVAQDFSAPQTYTVTAADGTTQPYIVTVTTAADTTVYTITINTASPANGTVTAAIAGTPVTTAAAGAQLTLTLTPNSGYTLTSAGYTDGVATIPLVAGSNLITMPAADITVTAVFAETVSAVAMRGTIPYASLKEAIDAVPAGGAGSSDEITLLQSIILPEGTGTTGYTITGGRQIRLVPKAGSVVTITRRKDPIEFTDSLFTISAGTALYLGFDTPGGSGELIIDGNHADPGYIWASAALITVDGGTLNMYDGVTLRNNWNTNYSNRGGGVYVKSSGVFNLYGGKISENNAANTTFGGGGVYIGAGSTFNMSGGTIADNFASSDTTSTDLNNYGNGGQVYLAGGSFTMSAGTIGGSSLSSPGYNANRGGGVYAVGGSFSMTGGTIRSNRADHGGGVYVEGITFNMSGGTIGGNGSGEGNAASLGNGVFLFDSGEFAMSGNSAMIGNGVYVDSTCKFSMEGGAAVAHGDWVYLRLNTFITIRGNLTGRIPVAAIRVATASWGSTRVLAGTGTLIRDNKDRFNIYLSPNTYSGSTHIDDSGIMIGP